A stretch of DNA from Alteromonas gilva:
TGGGCTTAAATCCGATGAGTGCAGGCACGACGATTCGCATCCCGTTGCCCCCGCTTACAGAAGAGCGTCGCAAAGATCTGATCCGCGTGGTTCGTAACGAAGCAGAGCAGGGCCGGGTAGCTATTCGTAACATCCGACGCGATGCTAACAGCGATATTAAAGAACTTCTGAAAGAAAAAGAAATCAGCGAAGATGAGAGCCGCGCTGGTGAAGAGAATGTGCAATCACTGACCAATGAATTTATTAAAAAAGTCGACAATATGTTGACTGATAAAGAAACCGAGTTAATGGAAGTATAGAAAAGCTCATGGCGCAATTGCAGTCTGATACCGACACAACGCTGGCTGAAAAGTCAGCGTTGTTAAACATGCCCAAGCACGTAGCTATTATTATGGATGGCAATGGCCGGTGGGCAAAAAAGAAAGGGAAAATTCGTACGTTTGGTCATCGGGCTGGTGTTGAATCCGTGCGGGCAGCAGTACGCTATGCGCGT
This window harbors:
- the frr gene encoding ribosome recycling factor is translated as MIDEIELDARERMEKSVSALKSQFSKIRTGRAHPSLLDGVQVSYYGSDTPLRQVANVIAEDSRTLALTVFDKSAIQAVEKAIMQADLGLNPMSAGTTIRIPLPPLTEERRKDLIRVVRNEAEQGRVAIRNIRRDANSDIKELLKEKEISEDESRAGEENVQSLTNEFIKKVDNMLTDKETELMEV